In Synechococcus sp. MU1643, a single window of DNA contains:
- the rpmI gene encoding 50S ribosomal protein L35 encodes MPKLKTRKAAAKRFKATGTGKFLRRRAFRNHLLDHKTPKQKRHLATKAVVDRTDEERVTLMMPYA; translated from the coding sequence ATGCCCAAGCTGAAGACCCGCAAAGCTGCCGCAAAGCGGTTCAAGGCAACCGGCACTGGCAAATTTCTGCGTCGTCGCGCTTTCCGGAACCACCTGCTGGACCACAAAACCCCCAAGCAGAAGCGTCATCTGGCCACCAAGGCCGTGGTGGACCGCACCGATGAGGAGCGCGTGACCCTGATGATGCCCTACGCCTGA
- the rplT gene encoding 50S ribosomal protein L20 → MARVKRGNVARKRRNKILRLARGFRGGNGTLFRTANQRVMKALCNAYRDRRRRKRDFRRLWIARINAAARLNGVSYSRLMGGLKKADVRLNRKMLAQLAVVDPGSFTNVVTAAKS, encoded by the coding sequence ATGGCCCGCGTCAAGAGAGGCAACGTCGCCCGTAAACGCCGCAACAAGATCCTGCGGCTGGCCCGTGGCTTCCGTGGTGGCAACGGAACCCTGTTCCGTACAGCAAACCAGCGGGTGATGAAAGCCCTCTGCAATGCGTACCGCGATCGTCGTCGTCGCAAGCGGGATTTCCGTCGCCTTTGGATTGCACGCATCAACGCTGCTGCCCGCCTGAATGGTGTGAGCTACAGCCGTCTGATGGGCGGCCTCAAAAAGGCAGATGTGCGGCTGAATCGCAAGATGCTGGCTCAACTGGCGGTCGTTGACCCCGGCAGCTTCACCAATGTCGTGACTGCAGCCAAGAGCTGA
- a CDS encoding thiazole synthase: protein MDSPFPFPYSDPLIIDGRQFNSRLFTGTGKYPSMESMQQSIERSGCDMVTVAVRRVQTVAAGHEGLMEAIDWQRIWMLPNTAGCTDAEEAVRVARLGRELAKLAGQEDNTFVKLEVIPDSRHLLPDPIGTLNAAEQLVREGFTVLPYINADPLLAKRLEEVGCATVMPLGSPIGSGQGLNNAANIGLIIENAEVPVVVDAGIGVPSEAAQALEMGADAVLVNSAIALAGDPAAMAEAMGQAVMAGRTAHLSGRLPRRDQASASSPTTGLVQSPPMK, encoded by the coding sequence ATGGATTCGCCCTTCCCCTTCCCCTACTCCGACCCCCTGATCATTGATGGGCGTCAGTTCAACAGCCGCCTGTTCACGGGAACAGGCAAATATCCATCAATGGAATCGATGCAGCAGAGCATCGAGCGATCCGGCTGCGACATGGTCACCGTGGCTGTGCGCCGGGTGCAGACCGTTGCAGCAGGCCATGAGGGCCTTATGGAAGCGATTGATTGGCAGCGGATCTGGATGCTGCCCAACACGGCGGGCTGCACCGATGCCGAAGAAGCGGTGCGCGTCGCCAGGCTTGGACGGGAACTCGCCAAGCTGGCGGGGCAGGAGGACAACACCTTCGTGAAGCTGGAGGTGATTCCGGACTCCCGACATCTTCTGCCCGATCCGATAGGCACCTTGAACGCTGCAGAACAATTGGTGAGGGAAGGGTTCACGGTTCTGCCCTACATCAATGCAGATCCCCTACTGGCCAAACGGCTGGAAGAAGTCGGGTGCGCCACGGTGATGCCTTTGGGCTCTCCAATCGGCTCAGGCCAGGGACTCAACAATGCCGCCAACATCGGTTTGATTATCGAAAACGCTGAGGTGCCAGTGGTGGTGGATGCCGGCATTGGTGTTCCGAGCGAGGCGGCACAGGCCCTCGAAATGGGCGCCGATGCCGTCCTGGTCAACAGCGCTATCGCCCTGGCCGGCGACCCCGCAGCCATGGCCGAGGCCATGGGCCAGGCGGTGATGGCTGGGCGGACCGCCCACCTCTCCGGGCGCTTGCCTCGGAGGGATCAGGCCTCTGCCAGCTCACCGACCACAGGTCTGGTGCAGTCACCCCCGATGAAGTGA
- the psb34 gene encoding photosystem II assembly protein Psb34 — protein MSVTTEDGGRLNAFAKEPRMEVMDVASSQSRNRSSMMMLVTGGLLVASMVAVTIAIS, from the coding sequence ATGTCCGTCACCACCGAAGACGGCGGTCGTCTCAACGCCTTCGCCAAAGAGCCACGTATGGAGGTAATGGACGTCGCCTCCAGCCAAAGCCGCAACCGCAGCTCAATGATGATGCTGGTCACCGGTGGATTGCTGGTGGCTTCCATGGTGGCGGTGACCATCGCCATCAGCTGA
- a CDS encoding NAD-dependent epimerase/dehydratase family protein, with protein sequence MKVLVLGGDGFCGWPCAVNLADQGHDVLIVDDLSRRKIDIDLEVESLTPIVSIGERLKAWEETGGKPMRFVHMDIAHEYQRLLDLLLEERPDSVVHFAEQRAAPYSMKSSATKRYTVDNNVNGTHNLLAAIVESSQDIHVVHLGTMGVYGYGSHRGATIPEGYLKVEVPQPDGSRFEEEILHPASPGSVYHMTKTLDQLLFLYYNKNDKVRITDLHQGIVWGTNTDATDRDPRLTNRFDYDGDYGTVLNRFLMQAAIGYPLTVHGTGGQTRAFIHIRDSVRCVQLALENPPEQGERVKIFNQMTESHQVGELAKKVAAITGAQVNNLPNPRNEAVENDLIVDNRCFIELGLNPTTLDDGLLKEVVEIATRYADRCDRNRILCTSAWTKTQAQAIGTAS encoded by the coding sequence GTGAAAGTTCTCGTTCTCGGCGGTGACGGCTTCTGCGGCTGGCCCTGTGCGGTGAACCTTGCGGATCAGGGCCACGATGTTCTGATCGTGGATGACCTCAGCCGTCGCAAGATCGATATCGACCTTGAAGTTGAGTCGCTGACTCCGATCGTGAGCATCGGCGAGCGCCTCAAAGCCTGGGAGGAGACCGGCGGCAAGCCGATGCGGTTTGTCCACATGGACATCGCCCATGAGTACCAAAGGTTGCTGGATCTGCTGCTGGAGGAACGCCCGGATTCGGTGGTCCACTTCGCGGAACAGCGGGCCGCGCCCTATTCGATGAAGAGCAGCGCCACCAAGCGCTACACCGTCGACAACAACGTCAACGGCACCCACAACCTGCTAGCCGCGATCGTTGAAAGCAGTCAGGACATCCACGTGGTGCATCTCGGCACCATGGGCGTCTACGGCTATGGCTCCCACCGCGGCGCCACCATCCCAGAGGGCTACCTGAAGGTGGAAGTGCCCCAGCCCGACGGCAGCCGCTTTGAGGAGGAAATCCTCCACCCGGCAAGCCCCGGCAGCGTCTATCACATGACCAAGACGCTCGATCAGCTGCTCTTCCTTTACTACAACAAGAACGACAAGGTCCGCATCACCGACCTGCACCAGGGCATCGTCTGGGGAACCAACACCGATGCCACCGACCGTGACCCGCGGCTCACCAATCGATTCGATTACGACGGCGATTACGGCACAGTGCTGAACCGCTTCCTGATGCAAGCCGCCATCGGCTATCCGCTCACCGTTCACGGCACCGGAGGCCAGACGCGCGCCTTCATCCACATCCGCGATTCCGTGCGCTGCGTTCAGCTAGCGCTGGAGAACCCTCCTGAACAAGGAGAGCGGGTGAAGATCTTCAACCAAATGACCGAAAGCCATCAGGTGGGCGAACTGGCCAAGAAGGTGGCCGCCATTACCGGTGCTCAGGTCAACAACCTGCCCAACCCCCGTAACGAGGCCGTTGAGAACGATTTGATCGTGGACAATCGCTGCTTCATCGAACTGGGCCTCAACCCCACGACCCTTGATGACGGCCTGCTGAAGGAGGTGGTGGAGATTGCCACCCGCTATGCCGACCGTTGCGACCGCAACCGCATCCTCTGCACCTCCGCCTGGACCAAAACCCAGGCCCAGGCCATCGGCACCGCCTCCTGA
- a CDS encoding glycosyltransferase family 1 protein: MKVAFFTETFLPKVDGIVTRLTKTVTHLVDAGDEVVVFCPEGCPDEYMGARLIGVPAMPLPLYPELKLALPRPAVSEAIDSFQPDLIHVVNPAVLGLGGIWLAKNKGIPLIASYHTHLPKYLEHYGLGMLEPLLWEMLKAAHNQALLNLCTSTAMVKELSDKGIQHTDLWQRGVDTELFRPELRSPELRQRLLGGHDDRGALLLYVGRLSAEKQIERIRPVLEALPDARLALVGDGPHRQQLEKHFEGTATTFVGYLAGEDLAGAYASGDAFLFPSSTETLGLVLLEAMAAGCPVVGANRGGIPDIISDGVNGCLYEPDGADGGAASLIEATRRLLGNDLERQGLRTAARTEAERWGWAGATEQLRAYYRTVLSTPQLTAA, translated from the coding sequence TTGAAAGTCGCCTTCTTCACCGAAACCTTCCTGCCGAAGGTCGATGGCATCGTCACCCGTCTGACCAAGACGGTGACGCATCTGGTGGACGCCGGCGATGAGGTGGTGGTCTTCTGTCCGGAAGGCTGTCCGGATGAGTACATGGGTGCACGCCTAATTGGCGTGCCGGCAATGCCGCTGCCGCTCTATCCGGAGCTCAAACTGGCCTTGCCACGCCCAGCGGTGTCGGAGGCGATCGATTCGTTTCAGCCCGATCTGATCCACGTTGTAAACCCGGCGGTGCTGGGTCTCGGCGGCATCTGGCTCGCGAAGAACAAGGGCATTCCTCTGATCGCCAGTTATCACACCCATCTGCCCAAATACCTCGAGCATTACGGCTTGGGCATGCTGGAGCCGCTCCTGTGGGAAATGCTCAAAGCCGCCCACAACCAGGCCCTGCTGAATCTGTGCACCTCCACCGCCATGGTGAAGGAGCTCAGCGACAAGGGCATTCAGCACACCGATCTGTGGCAGAGAGGCGTCGACACTGAATTGTTCCGTCCCGAACTGCGCAGCCCGGAACTACGCCAGCGACTTCTCGGGGGGCATGACGACCGCGGTGCCCTGCTGCTCTACGTCGGTCGCCTTTCCGCAGAGAAGCAGATCGAACGGATCCGCCCCGTTCTGGAGGCCCTCCCCGATGCACGGCTGGCCCTGGTGGGGGATGGTCCCCACCGCCAACAACTGGAGAAGCACTTCGAAGGAACTGCCACCACCTTCGTCGGTTATCTCGCCGGGGAAGACCTGGCAGGAGCCTATGCCAGCGGCGATGCCTTCCTCTTCCCCTCCAGCACAGAAACGCTGGGGCTGGTGCTCCTGGAAGCCATGGCGGCCGGTTGTCCCGTGGTCGGCGCCAACCGTGGTGGCATTCCCGACATCATCAGCGACGGCGTTAACGGCTGTCTTTATGAACCCGACGGCGCGGATGGCGGCGCTGCAAGCCTGATCGAAGCCACCCGCCGTCTGCTGGGGAACGACCTGGAACGACAGGGTCTGCGCACTGCAGCCCGTACCGAAGCCGAGCGCTGGGGCTGGGCAGGTGCCACCGAACAACTGCGGGCTTACTACCGCACGGTGCTGTCAACGCCTCAACTCACGGCCGCCTAG
- the mrdA gene encoding penicillin-binding protein 2: MTRSAQQRQTGLRQQPLVLLVLVLMFCSAMVSRLVWMQLVEGSRFRELADENRIRLVPRSPIRGRLLDRKGRVLATSKLTYSLYLEPRLVSDDDWPDLRDRLARHLNLKPDLLDQRQQKGLDRDGYRTTLALDLKPEQVLRFREQALGLRGAQVDVDILRSYPNGTLAAHALGYTQPITENEFEILAEKGYKIRDRIGRTGVEAAYESYLRGKWGGQMLEVNAMGEVQRNLGDRPSQAGKDLVLTLDLDLQRVAEQVLADKPGGSVVALEAATGAVLALASRPSFDPNFFSKLITTQKEYDALFSNPKKPLLSRAMNPYDPGSTWKPVTAMAGMESGKFPPNTKLHTKACITYGGHCFPDHNGAGFGHIGYADALRFSSNTFFYQVGVGVGSKALKQAADQLGFQQKTGIEIGWQESIGLVGDEDWAARGRGWTEPGTSPWIPEDMASASIGQSVVQITPLQLARAYAVFANGGWLVTPHLAAGDIDWMSPEHRTKVAMKLSTLQTIREGLRKVVEAGTGAGLNGPGIPPAAGKTGTAEDSTGGPDHAWFGCYAPYPDGKIVVVAFAQNTPGGGSVHALPMAKKVLAEWKRTRQR; encoded by the coding sequence ATGACCCGTTCCGCACAGCAGCGTCAGACGGGTCTGCGTCAGCAACCTCTTGTGCTGCTGGTGTTGGTGCTGATGTTTTGCAGTGCCATGGTCAGCCGCCTGGTTTGGATGCAGCTTGTGGAGGGGTCGCGCTTTCGCGAATTAGCGGACGAAAACCGCATCCGTCTGGTGCCCCGCTCGCCGATCCGCGGTCGGTTGCTCGATCGCAAAGGCCGGGTGCTGGCCACCAGCAAACTCACCTACTCCCTTTATCTCGAGCCGCGTCTGGTCAGCGATGACGACTGGCCTGATCTGCGGGATCGCCTGGCACGACACCTCAATTTGAAGCCTGATCTGCTCGATCAGCGCCAGCAGAAGGGCCTGGATCGGGATGGTTACCGCACCACGTTGGCCCTGGATCTCAAGCCTGAACAGGTGCTGCGCTTTCGTGAACAGGCTCTCGGGTTGCGGGGAGCCCAGGTGGATGTCGACATCCTCCGCTCCTATCCCAACGGAACCCTGGCGGCCCACGCCCTCGGTTACACCCAGCCCATCACGGAAAACGAATTCGAAATTCTGGCGGAGAAGGGCTACAAGATCCGCGACCGGATTGGTCGCACGGGTGTGGAAGCCGCCTATGAGAGCTATCTGCGCGGCAAATGGGGTGGCCAGATGCTCGAGGTGAATGCCATGGGCGAAGTGCAGCGCAACCTGGGCGATCGACCTTCCCAAGCAGGAAAAGATCTGGTGCTCACGCTCGATCTGGATCTGCAGCGGGTGGCGGAGCAGGTACTGGCCGACAAGCCCGGTGGCTCTGTGGTGGCGTTGGAGGCGGCCACGGGTGCCGTGTTGGCTTTGGCCAGCCGTCCCAGCTTTGATCCGAACTTTTTCTCCAAGCTGATAACCACCCAGAAGGAGTACGACGCCCTCTTCTCCAATCCGAAGAAACCGTTGCTGTCCCGGGCCATGAATCCCTATGACCCCGGCAGCACCTGGAAGCCGGTGACGGCGATGGCCGGCATGGAGTCCGGCAAATTCCCGCCCAACACCAAGCTGCACACCAAGGCCTGCATCACCTATGGCGGCCACTGCTTCCCGGATCACAACGGAGCTGGTTTCGGTCACATCGGCTATGCCGATGCCCTGCGCTTTTCCAGCAATACCTTTTTCTACCAAGTGGGGGTGGGAGTCGGCTCCAAAGCGTTGAAACAGGCCGCTGATCAGCTGGGCTTTCAGCAGAAAACCGGCATTGAGATCGGCTGGCAAGAGAGCATTGGGCTGGTGGGGGATGAAGATTGGGCCGCCCGTGGTCGCGGCTGGACCGAACCTGGTACCAGCCCCTGGATCCCAGAGGACATGGCCAGTGCCTCCATCGGTCAGTCCGTGGTGCAGATCACCCCCCTGCAGCTGGCCCGCGCCTATGCGGTGTTCGCCAATGGCGGCTGGTTGGTGACGCCGCATCTCGCCGCCGGTGACATCGACTGGATGAGCCCCGAGCACCGCACTAAGGTGGCGATGAAGCTATCAACGTTGCAGACGATCCGGGAGGGCCTGCGCAAAGTGGTGGAGGCCGGAACCGGTGCTGGCCTGAATGGGCCTGGCATTCCTCCGGCCGCTGGCAAAACGGGAACGGCAGAGGACAGCACGGGAGGTCCGGATCACGCCTGGTTCGGTTGTTATGCCCCCTATCCGGACGGCAAGATTGTGGTGGTGGCCTTTGCCCAAAACACCCCTGGAGGTGGATCGGTGCATGCTCTGCCTATGGCCAAGAAGGTGCTGGCGGAGTGGAAGAGGACCCGGCAGCGCTAG
- the guaA gene encoding glutamine-hydrolyzing GMP synthase, with the protein MSQPSSDTQRQPAIVILDFGSQYSELIARRVRETEVFSVVLGYSTSAEELRRMAPKGIILSGGPSSVYAEHAPLCDPGIWDLGIPVLGVCYGMQLMVQQLGGVVEAATGKAEYGKAPLEVDDPTDLLTNVDNGSTMWMSHGDSVKALPEGFVRLAHTANTPEAAVAHLQRKLYGVQFHPEVVHSSCGMALIRNFVYHVCGCDPDWTTAAFIEEAVGLVREQVGDKRVLLALSGGVDSSTLAFLLKKAIGDQLTCMFIDQGFMRKGEPEFLMDFFDRKFNIHVEYINARQRFIGKLNGITDPEEKRKIIGTEFIRVFEEESKRLGPFDYLAQGTLYPDVIESAGTNVDPKTGERVAVKIKSHHNVGGLPKDLQFKLVEPLRKLFKDEVRKVGRSLGLPEEIVRRHPFPGPGLAIRILGEVTDEKLDCLRDADLIVRQEIKEAGLYHDIWQAFAVLLPVRSVGVMGDKRTYAWPIVLRCVSSEDGMTADWSRLPYDLMETISNRIVNEVKGVNRVVLDITSKPPGTIEWE; encoded by the coding sequence ATGTCCCAGCCCTCGTCCGACACTCAGCGTCAGCCGGCCATCGTCATTCTTGATTTCGGGTCCCAGTATTCGGAGCTGATTGCCCGACGCGTGCGCGAGACCGAGGTGTTTTCGGTGGTGCTCGGCTACAGCACTTCGGCGGAGGAGCTGCGACGCATGGCTCCGAAGGGAATCATCCTCAGCGGTGGCCCGAGTTCCGTATATGCCGAACATGCGCCCTTGTGCGATCCCGGCATTTGGGATCTGGGCATTCCCGTGCTGGGGGTTTGCTACGGGATGCAGCTGATGGTGCAACAGCTCGGTGGAGTTGTTGAGGCCGCCACGGGTAAGGCCGAATACGGCAAGGCGCCCCTCGAAGTGGATGACCCGACGGATCTGCTCACCAATGTCGACAACGGTTCGACGATGTGGATGAGCCATGGCGACTCGGTGAAAGCGCTGCCGGAGGGGTTTGTGCGCTTGGCTCACACCGCCAACACGCCGGAGGCGGCGGTGGCGCACCTTCAGCGCAAGCTTTATGGAGTGCAATTCCATCCCGAGGTGGTGCATTCCAGCTGCGGCATGGCTTTGATCCGCAATTTCGTCTATCACGTTTGCGGCTGTGATCCCGATTGGACCACCGCGGCGTTCATCGAGGAGGCTGTAGGCCTGGTTCGGGAGCAGGTGGGCGATAAGCGTGTCCTGTTGGCTCTATCCGGAGGAGTTGATTCCTCCACCCTCGCCTTCCTGCTCAAGAAGGCGATCGGTGATCAGCTCACCTGCATGTTCATCGACCAGGGCTTCATGCGGAAAGGTGAGCCCGAGTTCCTCATGGACTTCTTCGATCGGAAGTTCAACATCCATGTGGAGTACATCAATGCTCGCCAGCGGTTCATCGGCAAGCTGAACGGCATCACCGATCCGGAAGAGAAGCGCAAGATCATCGGCACCGAGTTCATACGGGTGTTCGAAGAGGAGAGCAAGCGGCTCGGACCCTTCGATTACCTGGCCCAGGGCACGCTCTACCCCGATGTGATCGAAAGTGCTGGCACCAATGTTGACCCCAAGACGGGCGAACGCGTTGCCGTGAAGATCAAGAGCCACCACAACGTGGGTGGTCTTCCCAAAGATCTTCAGTTCAAGCTTGTGGAGCCCCTGCGCAAGCTGTTCAAAGATGAAGTGCGCAAGGTGGGTCGCAGCCTCGGCCTGCCCGAGGAGATCGTGCGCCGCCATCCCTTCCCGGGGCCTGGTCTGGCCATCCGCATCTTGGGTGAAGTCACCGATGAGAAGCTGGATTGCCTGCGCGATGCCGACTTGATTGTTCGCCAGGAAATCAAGGAGGCAGGGCTGTATCACGACATCTGGCAGGCCTTTGCTGTGCTGCTGCCGGTGCGTTCCGTCGGTGTGATGGGGGACAAACGCACCTATGCCTGGCCGATCGTGCTGCGATGTGTGTCCAGTGAGGACGGCATGACCGCCGATTGGTCCCGCCTTCCATACGACCTGATGGAGACCATCTCCAATCGGATCGTGAATGAGGTGAAGGGGGTGAATCGGGTGGTGCTCGACATCACCAGCAAGCCCCCCGGCACGATCGAGTGGGAGTGA
- the cbiD gene encoding cobalt-precorrin-5B (C(1))-methyltransferase CbiD, which produces MSGSIAPSRPGLTLPVWVAAAAKAALQVLLGGPFNAEQQLNQGSDRPSLQVPVSSAAPLADGQALGISRCDPGSGLDLTRDLEVWVRVAWIVASQPVLELQAGEGVGRFGPEGDVCLSGFARELLERNLLPLLPPGRGLLVQPILPQGRTLAERTSNAAFGVVDGLALIGTQAEVQRSAAPDQLQQVLADLRALAADHAFQGRLVLVIGENGLALARQQGLGPVLKVGNWLGPVLVAAAEAGVHDLLLLGYHGKLIKLAGGIFHTHHHLADGRLEVLVALGLDAGLSAAQLLQLRGAASIEEAFQAMDADQARAIGQHLAAMVEQRSQSYVARYGAWPIRIGAALFDRSRTLRWWGREGEKRFFTLSD; this is translated from the coding sequence TTGTCCGGTTCCATCGCCCCCTCCAGACCTGGATTGACCCTGCCGGTGTGGGTGGCGGCGGCGGCCAAGGCGGCCCTGCAGGTATTGCTTGGTGGGCCGTTTAACGCTGAGCAGCAGTTGAATCAGGGGTCGGATCGACCCTCTTTGCAGGTGCCTGTTAGCTCGGCAGCCCCCTTGGCGGATGGCCAAGCCCTGGGCATCAGCCGTTGTGATCCAGGGTCAGGCCTCGATCTGACGCGGGATCTTGAGGTCTGGGTTCGGGTGGCCTGGATCGTCGCATCACAGCCGGTGCTCGAGCTGCAGGCCGGAGAAGGGGTGGGCCGTTTTGGGCCTGAGGGCGACGTTTGCCTCTCAGGTTTTGCCCGTGAGCTTTTGGAGCGGAACCTGCTGCCTCTATTGCCGCCCGGTCGGGGCTTGCTGGTGCAGCCGATTCTTCCGCAGGGCCGCACCCTTGCCGAACGCACTAGCAATGCCGCCTTCGGGGTTGTGGATGGTCTGGCCTTGATCGGCACCCAGGCGGAGGTGCAGCGCAGCGCTGCACCGGATCAATTGCAACAGGTGTTGGCGGACCTGAGGGCGCTCGCCGCGGATCACGCGTTTCAGGGACGCCTCGTTCTGGTGATTGGTGAGAACGGCTTGGCTCTGGCCCGCCAGCAGGGTCTCGGGCCCGTGCTGAAGGTGGGGAACTGGTTGGGGCCGGTGTTAGTGGCCGCGGCGGAGGCTGGTGTTCATGATCTGCTGCTGCTGGGTTACCACGGCAAATTGATCAAGCTGGCCGGCGGAATCTTTCACACCCATCACCACCTGGCCGATGGCCGTCTGGAGGTGTTGGTGGCCCTGGGCCTGGATGCCGGCTTGTCGGCAGCCCAGTTGTTGCAACTGCGCGGCGCCGCCTCTATTGAGGAGGCCTTTCAGGCAATGGATGCCGATCAAGCCAGGGCCATCGGCCAGCATCTGGCCGCGATGGTGGAGCAGCGCAGTCAGTCTTATGTGGCCCGCTACGGCGCGTGGCCGATACGGATTGGTGCCGCCCTGTTCGACCGCAGCCGCACCCTGCGCTGGTGGGGACGGGAGGGGGAGAAGCGCTTCTTTACATTGAGTGATTGA
- a CDS encoding alanine--glyoxylate aminotransferase family protein, with amino-acid sequence MQDKLTLMIPGPTPVPETVLKAMGRHPIGHRSGEFQAIVRRTTEQLKWLHQTTSDVLVITGSGTAAMEAGIINTLSRGDKVLCGDNGKFGERWVKVASAYGLDVEVIKAEWGQPLDPEAFRSALEADSAKAIKAVILTHSETSTGVINDLESIARHVKAHGTALTLADCVTSLGATNVPMDEWGLDVVASGAQKGYMLPPGLSFVAMSAQAWEAYERSDLPKFYLDLGPYRKTAAKDSNPFTPAVNLYFGLEAALEMMQKEGLEAIFARHARHRTAAQAGMKAMGLPLFAAEGYGSPAITAVAPEGIDAEQLRKAVKEKFDILLAGGQDHLKGQVFRIGHLGYVCDRDVLTAVAAIESTLQSLDLHKGSMGAGVAAASAALG; translated from the coding sequence ATGCAGGACAAGCTCACCCTGATGATTCCGGGCCCCACCCCGGTGCCGGAAACAGTGTTAAAGGCCATGGGTCGTCACCCCATTGGCCACCGCAGCGGGGAATTCCAGGCCATCGTGCGGCGCACCACCGAACAATTGAAGTGGCTGCACCAGACGACGAGCGACGTGCTGGTGATCACCGGCAGCGGTACCGCCGCCATGGAAGCGGGAATCATCAACACCCTCAGCCGCGGCGACAAGGTGCTCTGCGGTGACAACGGCAAGTTCGGCGAACGCTGGGTCAAGGTGGCCAGCGCCTACGGACTCGATGTTGAGGTGATCAAGGCGGAGTGGGGCCAGCCCCTCGATCCGGAGGCCTTCCGCTCAGCGTTGGAAGCCGACAGCGCCAAAGCGATCAAGGCCGTGATCCTCACCCACTCGGAAACCTCGACAGGGGTGATCAATGACCTGGAAAGCATTGCCCGTCACGTGAAGGCCCACGGCACAGCGCTGACCCTGGCCGACTGCGTCACCAGCCTCGGTGCCACCAACGTGCCGATGGACGAGTGGGGACTGGATGTCGTCGCTTCAGGTGCTCAGAAGGGCTACATGCTTCCCCCAGGCCTGAGTTTTGTGGCCATGAGCGCACAGGCCTGGGAGGCCTACGAGCGCTCAGATCTGCCCAAGTTCTATCTGGATTTGGGCCCCTACCGGAAAACAGCTGCGAAAGACAGCAACCCCTTTACACCGGCAGTGAACCTCTACTTCGGCCTGGAAGCTGCTCTGGAGATGATGCAGAAGGAAGGCCTGGAGGCGATCTTTGCCCGCCACGCCCGCCATCGCACCGCCGCCCAGGCGGGCATGAAGGCAATGGGCCTGCCCCTATTTGCTGCCGAGGGTTACGGCAGCCCGGCGATCACCGCAGTGGCCCCCGAAGGCATCGATGCAGAACAGTTGCGCAAAGCCGTCAAGGAGAAATTCGACATTCTTCTCGCTGGAGGACAAGACCACCTGAAAGGTCAGGTGTTCCGCATCGGCCATCTCGGCTATGTCTGCGACCGGGATGTTCTGACCGCCGTCGCTGCGATTGAATCCACCCTTCAGTCCCTTGACCTGCACAAAGGAAGCATGGGAGCAGGGGTCGCTGCAGCCTCCGCTGCTCTTGGCTAA
- a CDS encoding chemotaxis protein → MTSSVSFRITRTAEDLAQTITALSQRLVKLEQRQEALELQLRQQQKDLNAVPDEEISTLEGVEALLRETRELLESTAPMPEAEMSEESSQNHAWGQEDETEESRDVA, encoded by the coding sequence ATGACGTCCTCCGTGTCCTTTCGGATCACCCGCACTGCGGAAGATCTCGCTCAAACCATCACGGCTCTATCGCAGCGCTTGGTGAAACTGGAACAGCGTCAGGAAGCTCTTGAGCTCCAACTGCGCCAGCAGCAGAAGGATCTGAATGCTGTCCCTGACGAAGAGATCTCCACTCTCGAAGGCGTTGAAGCTCTGTTGCGAGAAACGCGGGAGCTGTTGGAGAGCACAGCTCCGATGCCAGAGGCTGAAATGTCTGAAGAGTCCTCCCAGAACCACGCTTGGGGTCAGGAGGACGAAACAGAAGAGAGTCGCGATGTCGCATAG
- a CDS encoding AbrB family transcriptional regulator, translating to MPSLATLALYLLAGTAIGLLALFSGIPAAPLAGALLGAGIVSMSGQLEPATWPAGTRTVLEIGIGTVIGTGLTRTSLEQLQLLWKPAVLITLALVLTGLVVGLWTSRLLGIDPIVALLGAAPGGISGMSLVGAEFGVGAAVAALHAVRLITVLLVLPLVVRLIVPSTAGG from the coding sequence ATGCCTTCCTTGGCAACGCTGGCGCTCTACCTGTTGGCTGGAACCGCCATCGGACTGCTGGCTCTGTTCAGCGGCATTCCCGCTGCACCTCTGGCAGGTGCCCTGCTGGGTGCTGGCATTGTCAGCATGAGCGGCCAGCTGGAACCAGCCACATGGCCAGCGGGAACACGCACCGTTCTTGAGATCGGCATCGGCACCGTGATCGGAACCGGCCTGACGCGAACGTCCTTGGAACAACTGCAACTCCTCTGGAAACCAGCAGTTCTGATCACCCTGGCGCTGGTGCTGACAGGACTGGTCGTCGGCCTGTGGACCAGCCGCTTGCTCGGCATTGATCCGATCGTGGCCTTGCTGGGCGCTGCCCCGGGTGGCATCAGTGGCATGAGCCTTGTCGGTGCTGAATTCGGCGTTGGTGCCGCGGTGGCCGCCCTCCATGCCGTTCGGTTGATCACCGTGCTGCTGGTGCTGCCGTTGGTAGTTCGACTGATCGTCCCCTCGACAGCCGGGGGCTGA